In Leptospira congkakensis, a single window of DNA contains:
- a CDS encoding MFS transporter translates to MNNHNLGGRLWSVLILFGLVGQIAWAVENIYFNLFIYNTITKSTSSVTLMVQLSGIVATFTTLIAGILTDKAGNRKFFISIGYLLWGLLTLSFAFISKENTANWFQLSDSTQIISLTITIVITLDCIMTAFGSTANDAAFNAYVTDNTGDARSLAEGVLSAMPLIAMLIVAGGFGIIVNALGYPGLFVTVGTMMSVSGLIGIFIIKDNPNLKKQDTNFVSDICYGFKITVVRENQKLYLYFLAMGIYGIASQIYMPYLIIYMQEYLKFDAIQYSIVLAGVILGASILSVLLGKSFDGKNKDKLLVYFSILYIVGMLSLYTTSKTIDLNFKTQVMWFTGITSLLLITGFVQVLALLGAQIRDNTPSENTGKLQGIRMIFFVLIPMYIGPMIGQTINERTNLTYIDPINGSTAHVPSPEIFLFGAIFCILIFIPLYFLFRGKHS, encoded by the coding sequence ATGAACAATCACAATTTAGGTGGACGTCTTTGGTCTGTTCTAATTCTATTTGGACTCGTAGGGCAAATTGCATGGGCAGTAGAGAATATTTACTTCAACCTATTTATCTACAACACCATCACCAAAAGTACATCATCAGTCACACTAATGGTACAACTCAGTGGAATTGTGGCAACCTTTACCACTCTCATAGCGGGAATCCTCACTGACAAAGCTGGGAACAGAAAGTTTTTTATTTCTATCGGTTATTTACTATGGGGACTCTTAACATTATCCTTCGCTTTTATCTCTAAGGAAAACACGGCCAATTGGTTTCAACTTTCTGATTCCACTCAAATCATAAGCCTGACAATAACAATAGTCATTACATTGGATTGTATCATGACAGCATTTGGATCAACAGCAAATGATGCTGCCTTTAATGCCTATGTTACAGATAACACTGGCGATGCGAGAAGTCTTGCGGAAGGTGTACTTTCGGCAATGCCACTTATTGCTATGTTAATTGTTGCAGGTGGATTTGGAATCATCGTAAACGCATTGGGATACCCTGGTTTATTTGTGACGGTTGGAACAATGATGTCTGTTTCAGGATTGATTGGTATTTTTATCATTAAAGACAATCCAAATCTAAAAAAACAAGATACAAACTTTGTCTCAGACATTTGTTACGGATTTAAAATCACAGTAGTCCGTGAGAATCAAAAACTATACCTATATTTTCTTGCCATGGGGATCTACGGAATCGCTAGCCAAATCTATATGCCTTATCTCATCATCTATATGCAAGAGTATTTAAAATTTGATGCGATTCAATACTCCATTGTACTCGCAGGTGTCATTCTTGGAGCAAGTATATTGTCCGTTTTACTTGGGAAAAGTTTTGATGGAAAAAACAAAGACAAACTACTAGTTTACTTTTCCATTTTATATATTGTAGGTATGTTATCTTTGTATACAACTTCCAAAACGATTGATCTAAATTTTAAAACACAAGTTATGTGGTTTACCGGAATTACAAGTTTATTATTGATTACAGGATTTGTCCAAGTTCTCGCACTTCTAGGTGCACAGATACGAGACAACACACCAAGCGAAAATACAGGAAAATTACAAGGAATACGAATGATCTTTTTTGTTTTAATTCCAATGTACATTGGCCCAATGATTGGCCAAACCATAAATGAAAGAACTAATCTTACTTATATAGATCCAATCAATGGATCGACTGCCCATGTTCCTTCGCCTGAAATATTTTTATTCGGTGCAATCTTTTGTATTTTAATTTTTATTCCGCTTTATTTCTTATTTAGAGGAAAACACTCATAA
- a CDS encoding YheT family hydrolase, with protein MELITNHPVLTFFIICTLGFVFYYMFEVAETPVLRFSESDFLLNVIERSPNLTNKYYPTFWCFNQHLMLLLLMLKEYRTKPFVYDKLEQIKMKDGGITGIAWSGIQTGSAKTDKPIVVVFHTISGDEQDVKSTVQYLREKYGWMVVVCIRRGHGNLPLTKPKINTMGSTSDLKEQLAHIQKKFPKRQLFGVGISAGSGLLARYLGEAGIKSQFTAAVAVSPAYDIEKAFHRVHPVYSKIMGQRLINYFLKNHYESLSKLKGVEELLKVKTIGEFQDKLHTISGFKDKEKYYYHSNPVLVANNIKTPLLVLNSADDPICVNQNVLENLHWLETLPNTIHVHTKRGSHIAYFQGIKAKSWSDSVIGEYFSAVLNEKRTNQKQTKKKV; from the coding sequence ATGGAATTGATAACCAACCATCCAGTACTCACTTTTTTTATCATATGTACTTTAGGTTTCGTATTTTATTACATGTTTGAAGTCGCGGAAACTCCGGTACTTCGATTTAGTGAATCAGATTTTTTATTAAACGTAATCGAAAGGTCACCAAACTTAACAAACAAATACTATCCTACTTTTTGGTGTTTTAACCAACATCTAATGTTGTTATTACTCATGTTAAAAGAATATCGCACAAAACCCTTTGTATATGACAAACTAGAACAAATCAAAATGAAAGATGGTGGGATTACTGGAATTGCTTGGTCAGGAATCCAAACCGGCTCTGCCAAAACTGACAAACCCATTGTGGTTGTCTTTCACACCATCAGCGGAGATGAACAAGATGTAAAATCAACTGTCCAATATTTACGCGAAAAATATGGCTGGATGGTTGTTGTCTGCATTCGCAGAGGTCACGGAAACCTTCCACTCACAAAACCAAAAATTAATACTATGGGATCCACTTCTGATTTAAAAGAACAACTTGCCCATATTCAAAAAAAATTCCCCAAAAGACAACTGTTTGGTGTAGGAATTTCAGCGGGATCAGGCTTACTCGCGCGTTATTTAGGTGAAGCTGGAATCAAAAGTCAATTTACCGCAGCAGTAGCAGTATCTCCCGCTTACGATATAGAAAAAGCTTTCCATAGAGTTCATCCCGTTTATAGCAAAATCATGGGACAAAGACTAATTAATTATTTTTTGAAAAATCACTACGAAAGTTTATCAAAACTAAAAGGTGTGGAAGAACTATTAAAAGTTAAAACCATTGGAGAATTCCAAGATAAGTTACATACGATTTCTGGATTCAAAGATAAAGAAAAATACTATTACCACTCCAATCCCGTGTTAGTCGCCAACAATATAAAAACACCCCTTCTTGTTTTAAATTCAGCCGACGATCCCATTTGTGTGAACCAAAATGTATTAGAAAATCTTCATTGGTTAGAAACCCTTCCGAATACCATACACGTTCATACCAAACGAGGTAGTCATATTGCCTACTTCCAAGGAATCAAAGCAAAATCTTGGTCAGATTCCGTAATCGGAGAATATTTTTCTGCCGTTCTTAATGAGAAACGGACAAATCAAAAACAAACAAAAAAGAAAGTTTAG
- a CDS encoding glycoside hydrolase family 2 protein: MKISHLEYPRPQLERNSYLNLNGEWNLTHSLQDNKTKNHYKINVPFSPESNASGIGNFILQPNEELVYEREFEVLPSFINDITLLHFGAVDYSCSCYINGEEVGSHKGGFLPFQFDISPYIKVGKNKIQLKVTDPTDTGSQSRGKQKLKRGGIWYTPQSGIWQTVWLESVSKDYIKDIKITPNIDTKSVEILLITESQEVTIQILDGETAIAEGSGKKVNISIPNMELWSPENPKLYQIRIKTPNDFVQSYFGMRKFSIGFDGKFKRLFLNNKPYFHNGLLDQGYWSEGLLTPPSDEAMEKEIKLMKDMGFNMLRKHIKIEPLRWYYHCDRLGVLVWQDFVCGGGAYENWKVAYLPFIGWKTKDTKYKFLNRTDEVGRNEFISEMDETVNLLKNTVSLSVWVLFNEGWGQFDSIKLTEKLRNLDNTRTIDSVSGWYDQGKSSSDLKSLHLYYQKLKVPKKDPRVIVLSEFGGYSLKTENHVYDNDKLFGYKILPDKQSLEKEYRSLIEDQLIPLIDKGLSASIYTQVSDVEEEINGLVTYDRKVIKFDIEFMRELNAKITYH, from the coding sequence ATGAAAATTTCTCATCTTGAATATCCGCGCCCTCAACTAGAAAGGAATAGTTATCTCAATTTAAACGGCGAATGGAATTTAACTCATTCGCTGCAGGATAACAAAACCAAAAACCATTATAAAATCAATGTTCCATTTTCCCCTGAATCAAATGCCAGTGGTATTGGAAATTTTATCCTTCAACCAAATGAAGAATTAGTATATGAAAGAGAATTCGAAGTTTTGCCTTCATTTATCAACGACATCACCTTACTTCATTTTGGTGCAGTAGATTATAGTTGTAGTTGTTATATCAATGGCGAAGAAGTTGGGTCCCATAAAGGAGGATTCCTACCATTCCAGTTTGATATTTCCCCATACATCAAAGTTGGTAAAAACAAAATACAACTAAAAGTTACCGATCCTACAGATACAGGTTCCCAATCCAGAGGGAAACAAAAGCTAAAAAGAGGAGGGATTTGGTATACTCCACAATCGGGAATTTGGCAAACAGTTTGGTTAGAAAGTGTATCCAAAGACTATATAAAAGATATTAAAATCACACCTAACATAGATACAAAATCTGTTGAAATTCTTTTGATTACTGAAAGTCAAGAAGTAACCATACAAATATTAGATGGAGAAACGGCAATTGCTGAGGGTTCCGGCAAAAAGGTAAACATTTCTATTCCCAATATGGAACTTTGGTCTCCCGAAAATCCCAAACTCTATCAGATAAGGATCAAAACTCCTAATGATTTTGTTCAATCATATTTTGGAATGAGGAAATTTTCTATCGGATTTGATGGGAAATTCAAAAGATTATTCTTAAACAACAAACCATATTTTCATAACGGACTTCTTGACCAAGGATATTGGTCGGAAGGATTACTCACACCACCTAGCGATGAGGCGATGGAAAAAGAAATCAAACTAATGAAAGATATGGGTTTTAATATGTTACGAAAACATATTAAAATTGAACCTTTACGTTGGTATTATCACTGCGACCGACTTGGGGTTCTTGTTTGGCAAGATTTTGTTTGTGGTGGGGGAGCTTACGAAAACTGGAAAGTTGCTTACTTACCTTTTATCGGCTGGAAAACTAAAGATACAAAATACAAGTTTTTGAACCGAACAGATGAAGTGGGAAGAAATGAGTTCATAAGTGAAATGGATGAAACAGTAAATTTATTAAAAAACACGGTATCACTTTCCGTGTGGGTACTTTTTAACGAAGGTTGGGGACAATTTGACAGCATCAAATTAACAGAAAAACTAAGGAATTTAGACAATACGAGAACTATCGACAGTGTGAGTGGATGGTATGACCAAGGAAAAAGTAGTAGCGACCTCAAAAGTCTACATTTGTACTATCAAAAATTAAAAGTTCCCAAAAAAGATCCAAGAGTCATTGTATTATCTGAATTTGGTGGTTATTCATTAAAAACAGAAAACCATGTATATGATAACGACAAACTTTTTGGATATAAAATCCTTCCCGACAAACAAAGTTTAGAAAAAGAATATAGAAGTTTAATCGAAGATCAATTAATTCCCTTAATAGACAAAGGTCTCAGCGCCTCTATTTATACACAAGTTAGTGATGTAGAAGAAGAAATAAATGGACTTGTCACTTATGACAGAAAAGTAATTAAATTTGATATAGAATTCATGCGAGAACTCAATGCAAAAATTACCTATCATTAG
- a CDS encoding AraC family transcriptional regulator, translating to MNLIPFVGAVISFLLAMSSWIETIQKEKDQIQTNEPKNRTSGSQTSSSILGLLYRFTPAFLFLTLTILQFHIFGELTRDIYFYPFLYGIHIPCLLLLGPFSYIFFEEISGGDVYEISLYHFLPSLLSLFYLFLFRPQPYFISNSGLETHSHHFDSDSVLILLGIGVVSNLCYMVWFMIRVGRWKSNSKESLESSFGPFLYLLLYSLFVVFLFVLAQLFFMQIFLFACFTLTLLLAFLLILKINYKDFSFKFKIETRMARYKESRVKGVNISLVLQRLDDLMKIDRLYLNDELSLATLAEHLDLNSHQLSEVLNSTLGFTFRNYINQFRLQEAASLLKERPDMAILSIIYASGFNSKSAFHKLFQNRYGVSPQVYRSKTI from the coding sequence ATGAATTTAATTCCTTTTGTAGGTGCTGTGATATCCTTTCTTTTGGCAATGTCTTCTTGGATCGAAACAATTCAGAAAGAAAAGGATCAAATTCAAACAAATGAACCAAAAAATCGAACATCGGGTTCCCAAACTTCTAGTTCCATTCTGGGTTTGTTATATCGGTTCACACCTGCATTTTTATTTCTTACTTTGACCATTTTGCAATTCCATATTTTTGGCGAACTCACAAGGGATATTTATTTTTATCCGTTTTTGTATGGAATTCATATTCCTTGCTTGTTACTTCTTGGCCCATTTAGTTATATTTTTTTTGAAGAGATTAGCGGCGGAGATGTTTATGAAATCTCCCTATATCATTTTTTACCAAGTCTTTTGAGTCTTTTCTATTTGTTTCTTTTTCGACCACAACCTTATTTCATTTCAAATTCTGGTTTAGAAACACATTCTCATCATTTTGATTCGGATTCTGTTTTGATTTTATTGGGGATTGGTGTTGTATCAAATCTTTGTTATATGGTTTGGTTTATGATCCGAGTGGGTCGTTGGAAATCGAATTCAAAAGAGAGTTTAGAATCTTCTTTTGGTCCATTTTTATATTTATTATTATACTCTCTGTTCGTTGTATTTCTGTTTGTATTGGCACAATTATTTTTTATGCAAATATTCCTATTTGCTTGTTTCACTTTGACTTTACTTTTAGCTTTTCTTTTGATTTTAAAAATTAATTATAAGGATTTTAGTTTCAAATTTAAAATAGAAACGCGGATGGCTCGGTATAAAGAAAGTCGAGTGAAAGGTGTTAATATTTCATTGGTTTTACAAAGGTTGGATGATCTGATGAAGATTGATCGATTGTATTTGAACGATGAATTGTCTTTAGCAACGTTAGCGGAACATTTGGATTTGAATTCTCATCAACTTTCAGAAGTTTTGAATTCTACTTTGGGTTTTACATTTAGAAATTACATCAATCAGTTTCGTTTGCAGGAGGCAGCAAGTCTTCTCAAGGAAAGACCAGATATGGCAATCCTTAGTATTATTTATGCTTCAGGTTTTAATTCTAAATCCGCCTTCCACAAACTTTTCCAAAATCGGTATGGAGTTTCTCCACAAGTGTATCGATCCAAAACAATCTAA
- a CDS encoding DJ-1/PfpI family protein — MNYLRKISIKPFPLNKLYQRQIIWFFVILTFVFLPIVAEPEISKGDSLEKISIKPNHKKPVIVVVGENQYTELTDFMVPYGILKRANISEIHMVAPNKGVMEMFPTLSIEIPTSLSDFDKSHPEGADLVIVPAIHNADNKTIIEWIQDQYKKGATIVGICDGVWTLGYAGLLQDKKATGHWYSKEGLNKTFPDTEWIRNKRYIQDQKIITTTGVTASIPISLAIIEAIAGTKKAKEITNELGIINWNSNHNSDDFHLDWNQYLTAGKNLVSFWNHEVIGIKTYEGIDEVSLALVADAYSRTYKSKTLVTTNGKKSVLTKSGIRIFSELNEESKNKIHFQVEIPKETKAFPELNQTLFHIQRRYGKDTMQFVATQLEFSLKEFCHYVTCQN, encoded by the coding sequence ATGAACTATTTAAGAAAAATTTCCATCAAACCCTTTCCTTTAAACAAATTATACCAAAGACAAATCATTTGGTTTTTTGTTATACTAACATTTGTATTTTTACCAATCGTAGCAGAGCCAGAAATATCCAAGGGAGATTCATTAGAAAAAATTTCCATCAAACCAAATCACAAAAAGCCAGTCATTGTAGTAGTAGGAGAAAATCAATATACAGAACTTACTGATTTTATGGTTCCTTATGGAATTCTAAAACGTGCAAATATATCCGAAATCCATATGGTGGCACCAAACAAAGGAGTTATGGAAATGTTTCCTACTCTTTCGATTGAAATTCCAACCTCTTTAAGTGATTTTGACAAATCTCATCCAGAAGGAGCTGACTTAGTCATCGTTCCCGCCATCCACAATGCAGATAACAAAACTATCATAGAGTGGATTCAAGATCAATACAAGAAAGGTGCCACTATAGTCGGAATTTGTGATGGAGTTTGGACACTGGGTTATGCTGGTTTGTTACAAGATAAAAAGGCCACAGGTCATTGGTATTCTAAAGAAGGATTAAACAAAACATTTCCAGATACAGAATGGATTCGAAATAAAAGATATATCCAAGATCAAAAAATCATTACGACGACAGGTGTTACTGCTTCCATACCAATATCCCTCGCAATCATTGAAGCAATTGCAGGAACAAAAAAAGCGAAAGAGATAACAAATGAATTAGGAATTATAAATTGGAATTCAAATCATAATAGCGATGACTTTCATTTAGATTGGAATCAGTATTTAACGGCTGGCAAAAATTTAGTTTCTTTTTGGAACCACGAGGTCATTGGAATTAAAACTTATGAAGGTATCGATGAAGTATCTTTAGCTTTGGTTGCCGATGCCTATTCGCGAACTTACAAATCAAAAACTCTGGTAACTACAAATGGAAAAAAGTCTGTCCTTACAAAATCAGGCATACGTATTTTTTCAGAACTAAACGAAGAATCTAAAAATAAAATCCATTTTCAGGTAGAGATACCTAAAGAAACAAAAGCCTTCCCTGAATTGAATCAAACTCTTTTCCATATTCAGAGGCGATACGGAAAAGACACAATGCAGTTTGTCGCCACACAGTTAGAATTTTCACTCAAAGAGTTTTGTCATTATGTCACCTGCCAAAATTGA